From one Drosophila subpulchrella strain 33 F10 #4 breed RU33 chromosome 3L, RU_Dsub_v1.1 Primary Assembly, whole genome shotgun sequence genomic stretch:
- the LOC119554445 gene encoding uncharacterized protein LOC119554445, whose product MAPLSSDGCFKDPTPVRVMVERTRESVTEIFGKYRRKVGDGARQAVQRARSRHRVDLIRKTSSQSIVEGYRFCKSFRCQEVASIILLLMILLLLILGLKVTRNYNHTFVYGSGGCLSTFLWTYEECIILT is encoded by the exons atggctcCCTTATCTAGCGACGGCTGCTTCAAGGATCCCACACCTGTTCGGGTGATGGTGGAACGGACCCGGGAAAGTGTAACTGAGATCTTTGGTAAGTACCGCCGAAAAGTGGGCGATGGGGCCCGTCAGGCGGTACAGCGGGCCAGAAGTCGTCACCGCGTTGATCTAATCAGGAAAACTAGTTCGCAATCCATAGTTGAGGGATATCG TTTTTGTAAAAGTTTTCGCTGTCAAGAGGTGGCCTCCATAATTTTGTTGCTGATgattctgctgctgcttataCTAGGACTTAAAGTGACCAGAAATTATAATCACACCTTTGTCTACGGATCAGGCGGCTGTTTGTCAACATTTCTTTGGACCTACGAGGAATGCATTATACTGACCTAA